A region from the Methylocella sp. genome encodes:
- a CDS encoding NAD-dependent malic enzyme: MTTAPSMDSPLETDLTGFALINQPMLNKGTAFTEEERDLFHLHGLLPPHIGSLDQQMARRLKVLRAFETNFERYAFLRDLQDTNETLFYALLVGNLKEILPLAYTPTVGEGCQRFSEIWRKPRGLFLSYPNKRRIREILADSRLDAVRIIVVSDGERILGLGDQGAGGMGIPIGKLSLYTGCAGIHPNQTLPILLDVGTNNQDRLDDPLYIGWRHERVRGAEYDAFVEEFVSAVSERWPNVLLQWEDFAGPNAGPLLERYRDRLCTFNDDIQGTAAIAAATLLAAINVTGVKLTDQRIAFLGAGSAGCGIASLLLRTMIEGGLSEAEARSRFYAVDRDGLLVEGMSGIRPAQAPFVQTREAVAGWTLAKPNEISLFDVMVNAKPTALIGVSAQGGAFNEPIVRAMAANVDRPVIFPLSNPTSRSEATPEQLLAWTDGRALIGTGTAFPPVTWNGKPVPMNQTNNSYVFPGVGLGVLAVGARRINDAMFAAAGKAVAELSPTKNDKNGPLLPSVDQLRAVAVAVATAVARQAQADGLAEPCDDAALAERIRAHVWEPRYRPYKKRG; the protein is encoded by the coding sequence ATGACGACAGCCCCTAGCATGGACTCCCCTCTCGAGACTGATCTGACCGGCTTCGCTTTGATCAACCAACCCATGCTCAATAAAGGAACCGCTTTCACTGAAGAGGAGCGCGATCTTTTCCATTTGCATGGGCTGTTGCCGCCGCACATCGGCTCGCTCGACCAGCAGATGGCGCGGCGGCTTAAAGTCTTGCGCGCTTTTGAGACGAATTTTGAACGTTACGCCTTCTTGCGCGATTTGCAGGACACCAATGAAACGCTGTTTTACGCGTTGCTGGTAGGCAATCTCAAGGAGATATTGCCATTGGCCTACACGCCGACGGTCGGCGAGGGTTGTCAGCGTTTTAGCGAGATCTGGCGCAAGCCGCGCGGATTGTTTCTAAGCTATCCGAACAAGCGGCGCATCCGCGAAATTCTGGCCGATTCGCGGTTGGACGCCGTTCGCATCATTGTCGTCAGCGATGGCGAGCGCATCCTGGGGCTTGGAGACCAAGGGGCCGGCGGCATGGGGATCCCAATCGGCAAACTCTCCCTCTATACGGGTTGCGCCGGAATTCATCCCAATCAAACCTTGCCCATCCTTCTCGACGTTGGAACCAACAATCAGGATCGTCTGGACGATCCGCTCTATATCGGCTGGCGGCACGAGCGGGTGCGCGGCGCCGAATATGATGCTTTTGTCGAGGAGTTCGTCTCCGCCGTTTCCGAGCGTTGGCCGAACGTTCTTCTGCAGTGGGAGGATTTCGCCGGGCCCAACGCCGGTCCCCTCCTCGAGCGCTACCGCGATCGCCTTTGCACCTTCAACGACGATATCCAGGGCACGGCGGCGATCGCCGCCGCGACGCTTCTCGCCGCGATCAATGTGACGGGCGTAAAGCTGACGGATCAACGGATCGCCTTTCTCGGCGCGGGCTCTGCGGGATGCGGGATCGCCTCGCTTTTGCTGCGGACGATGATCGAAGGCGGCTTGAGTGAGGCCGAGGCGAGGAGCCGTTTCTATGCCGTCGATCGCGACGGGCTGCTTGTCGAAGGCATGTCGGGCATTCGCCCCGCGCAGGCGCCCTTTGTTCAGACGCGGGAAGCCGTGGCCGGCTGGACGCTCGCCAAGCCAAATGAGATCAGTCTTTTCGACGTCATGGTGAACGCCAAGCCGACGGCGCTGATCGGCGTCTCAGCCCAGGGCGGCGCCTTCAACGAACCGATCGTGCGCGCTATGGCCGCAAACGTCGACCGCCCCGTGATTTTCCCGCTGTCGAATCCGACATCGCGCAGCGAGGCGACGCCGGAGCAACTTTTGGCATGGACCGATGGGCGGGCGCTGATTGGCACGGGAACCGCCTTTCCGCCAGTCACATGGAATGGCAAGCCGGTACCGATGAACCAAACCAATAATTCTTACGTTTTTCCCGGCGTGGGCCTTGGCGTCCTGGCCGTTGGAGCGCGCCGCATCAACGACGCTATGTTTGCGGCAGCCGGCAAGGCTGTGGCCGAATTATCCCCGACAAAGAACGACAAGAACGGGCCGCTGCTGCCTTCTGTGGATCAATTGCGCGCGGTGGCGGTTGCGGTCGCGACAGCAGTTGCGCGCCAAGCGCAAGCGGATGGCCTTGCCGAGCCCTGCGATGACGCGGCCTTGGCCGAGCGCATCCGCGCCCATGTTTGGGAGCCGCGCTATCGGCCCTATAAAAAGCGGGGTTAA